GAGGACATGCTTCAGGCGCTGCTCTCGGGCAAGGCCAAATACTCCAGCATCTTTAACTACCCCACCCACACCTGGGCGGACGTGGGCATGATCGGCTGGCTGGTGGACGGCGCCGCCATTAAAAACCAGACCATGCTGGCCGGCTGCTCTTACGGCCCCTACAGCCGCGCGATGGTGCGGATTTGCAGCGAGGAAACCTTTCACCACAAGCAGGGCAAGGAAATGATCGTGGCCTACGCCCAGGGCACGCCCGAGCAGCGCCAGATGGCGCAGGACGCCCTGAACCGCTGGTGGTGGCCCGCCATGATGATGCTGGGGCCGCACGACGCCGACAGCACGAACACGGGCGCGCTGGCCGGATGGGGCATCAAGCTGAAGACCAATGACGAGGTGCGCCAGGAGTTCATCAACGAGCATGTCCCCGAACTGCTGGAAGCCGGCCTGACCATTCCTGACCCCGATCTGCACCAGGACGCGGCGGGCAACTGGCGCCACGGCCCGATCAACTGGGCCGAGTTCTGGGCCGTCATCAAGGGCGAGCAGGGCCTGAACCGGGAACGTCTGGGCACGCGCCAGGCGGCCCACGATGAAGGCGCCTGGGTGCGCGAGGCGCTTCAGGCCTACACCGACCGCCAGCGGGCCGAAGCCGCCGACTGACGCTTCACAGAAAGGAGGTGGTGGGAAGCGGTGAGTGGGGTTGATCTTTTCCACTTCCCACTCACCACTTCCCACTTTCTCTATTCGGAGACACGATGACCCATCCCACCCTTCACCCCCCCACCGACACCCAGTGGCCCCGCTGGGAGGTGTTCAAGCAGGACGCGCCGGGCCGGCCCCATCAGGCGGTGGGCACCGTTCATGCCGGTGACCCCGACCACGCCCTACTGACCGCGCGCAGCGTCTTTGTGCGCCGCCCCGCCGCCGTCAGCCTGTGGTGCGTGCGGGAAGCAGACCTGCTGACCGCCACCCCCGAAGAACTGAGCACCCATCCGGGGCTGCTGGACACCCCCGGCGAGGCGAGCATCTATCAGCTGGCCATTAAGCGCACGCACAAGCGGTCCATGACCTTCGTGGACGTGGTGGGCACCGCCGAGGCCACTGGGCCGGGCGACGCGCTGCGGCAGGCCCAGGCCGCCCACCCGGACGCCCTGGCCTGGCTGGTGTTTCCTGATGCAGCGGCTGTCCGCACAGACGACGACCCCGGCACCGTGGACAGCTGGTTTGCGCCGGCCAAGGAAAAAACCTACAAGCAGCAGCAGTTTTACGGCGTGATCGGCCGCCACATTGGGGAACTGAAGCGCGCGGGCCTGATGCCCGGCCGCGCCCCGACCGAGGAGCAGCCATGACCGCCGCTACAGAGGCCACCCTGACCCCAGCCCAGACGGCCGGCCTGATTCGGCGGCTGACCGCCCTGGCCGACGACGAGATCGTCCTGGCGCACCGGGGCGGCGAGTGGACCGGGCACGCCCCCATTCTGGAAGAGGACATTGCCCTGGCCAACATGGCCCAGGACGAACTGGGCCACGCTGGGCTGTACCTGGGGCTGCGCGCCGAGCTGGACGGCAGTGACGCCGACCGCCTGGCCTTTTTCCGGGACGCCGACGGGTACACCTGCGCCCGGTTTGTTGAGCTGCCGCGCGGCGACTGGGCCCTGACGATGCTGCGCCACTTTCTCTATGACACCTTCGAGGCCCTGTGGCTGGAGGCCGCCACGCGCAGCACCTACGCGCCGCTGGCCGCCGTGGCCGCCAAAGCGGTGCGTGAGGAGAAATTTCATGTGCAGCACACGGCCCTGTGGGTTGAGCGCCTGGCCCTGGGGACGCCCGAAAGCCTGCGGCGACTTCAGGCGGCCCTGGCCGAACTGTGGCCGCATGTGGGCCAACTGTTTCAGCCGGTGGACGGCGAAGCCGAACTGACCCAGGCAGGCCTGCTGCCAGACCTGGGCGCGGTGCAGGCCCGCTGGCAGGACCTCGTGGCCCGGCACCTGCACGGCAAATGCGGCCTGACCCTACCAGCGCTGCCTGCCGAGCAGGCGCCGCGCACTGTGCATACCAGTCACCTGGCGCCCCTCCTGGCCGAGATGCAGGCGGTGGCCCGCCAGCACCCGGACGCGGAGGTCTGGTAACCTCATGGCCGCCTCCCCTACGCCCGGCGCGGTCTGGCAGGCCCTGAACGCCGTTCCAGACCCCGAAATTCCGGTGGTCAGTATCACGGACATGGGCATGGTCCGGGACGTAACGGTGGACGGCGGCGGGCGCGTGCAGGTCACCTTTACCCCCACGTTCAGCGGGTGCCCGGCGCTGCACGTCATTCGGGACAGCATTGAGCAGGCCGTCAAGGAGCTGGGCGTGGCCGAGGTTGAAGTCAAAAGTACCCTGACCCCGCCCTGGACCACCGACTGGATCAACGAA
This genomic window from Deinococcus betulae contains:
- a CDS encoding phenylacetic acid degradation protein, which encodes MTHPTLHPPTDTQWPRWEVFKQDAPGRPHQAVGTVHAGDPDHALLTARSVFVRRPAAVSLWCVREADLLTATPEELSTHPGLLDTPGEASIYQLAIKRTHKRSMTFVDVVGTAEATGPGDALRQAQAAHPDALAWLVFPDAAAVRTDDDPGTVDSWFAPAKEKTYKQQQFYGVIGRHIGELKRAGLMPGRAPTEEQP
- the paaD gene encoding 1,2-phenylacetyl-CoA epoxidase subunit PaaD — translated: MAASPTPGAVWQALNAVPDPEIPVVSITDMGMVRDVTVDGGGRVQVTFTPTFSGCPALHVIRDSIEQAVKELGVAEVEVKSTLTPPWTTDWINEDARERLRQYGIAPPAPAGEGQLIQLEAEPTRCPRCSSFDVRMTASFGPTLCKRMYVCDSCKEPFEGFKSV
- the paaA gene encoding 1,2-phenylacetyl-CoA epoxidase subunit PaaA, which codes for MTQPQIPNGETPEQHAAFEARIARGEKIEAGDWMPAEYRRQLIRMISQHAHSEVVGMLPEGEWISRAPSLKRKTILMAKVQDEAGHGQYLYHAAETLGATREDMLQALLSGKAKYSSIFNYPTHTWADVGMIGWLVDGAAIKNQTMLAGCSYGPYSRAMVRICSEETFHHKQGKEMIVAYAQGTPEQRQMAQDALNRWWWPAMMMLGPHDADSTNTGALAGWGIKLKTNDEVRQEFINEHVPELLEAGLTIPDPDLHQDAAGNWRHGPINWAEFWAVIKGEQGLNRERLGTRQAAHDEGAWVREALQAYTDRQRAEAAD
- the paaC gene encoding 1,2-phenylacetyl-CoA epoxidase subunit PaaC, whose translation is MTAATEATLTPAQTAGLIRRLTALADDEIVLAHRGGEWTGHAPILEEDIALANMAQDELGHAGLYLGLRAELDGSDADRLAFFRDADGYTCARFVELPRGDWALTMLRHFLYDTFEALWLEAATRSTYAPLAAVAAKAVREEKFHVQHTALWVERLALGTPESLRRLQAALAELWPHVGQLFQPVDGEAELTQAGLLPDLGAVQARWQDLVARHLHGKCGLTLPALPAEQAPRTVHTSHLAPLLAEMQAVARQHPDAEVW